DNA from Solanum stenotomum isolate F172 chromosome 3, ASM1918654v1, whole genome shotgun sequence:
CTCTCTCATTCACACACAAACTTGCCATCTTTACCGAAATAGTAGCAATCCTTGTACCCTGTGCAACATGTGGTACATCCCGTGGGATATATTAGCGTCTTTCCTCTGGAACGAAGACACTTTGAATAGGCAATGTCTGGATCACAATTTCGGGGGCAAGCTTTTGGGTTTTTTGGGTCAGATTGTCCTTCGCAAATGAAAATCCCATTAGCACTATAATAATTGCAACCTTTATAACCTGCACAACAGTTGGTGCATATGGGATTTTCCGTACTTCCTTCTGAACGTGGGCATATCCCATAGCCAAGATTACCACATTCTTTAGTACAAGCCTTGGCATCAACATGTTCCACCGTGCTTACAAGTAGTAATAATCCTACAACAAATATAATAAGGAGATAGGGAAATGAAAAAACATACTTACACTTATTTTTTATGcctcaaaaaattaaagaaactaaagagaagaaaagagaaagagaaatctTACCAAGAACAAGTAGTAGGTAAGCAAGGAAACTAACTTGTTTGTGAACAGCCatattatatattctttttaccttgttttcttttcttttcttttcttttgtttgggTTGAGGAGCGTCTATCCCCCTTCACCTATTTATACCAAACGAGTAATAAAAAACATAGCTActaaaaccttttttttcttcatattaatataaattatttttattaatatttgataaaaaagaaaaagatgtgcttgttagttaattagtttggcAAGGTACTTACTGTTAGTGTggcattttaataatttaaaaattcacattttttgCATGGCCACAAAGATGTTGGTTTATGGCCGTTGGTGCACTTCTCATATATTTTACATAATGATGGATGACTTGGCAGTTGATTGCTGCcgttgaaaataattattgctgCATTACTATTCAGCATTACTCCAAATGGAGTTAGTGTATATGTTACAATTTTCTTGGTTCATGCAGCAACTCCCAAGCCGTTGGTGGCTTAAGTGTCcctttattttcattctttattcCTCCATTATACCTTGTAACATATATAACTCCTAAGGctattatcttcactatttagtaccccattatcttcctatttatTCCTAGGAAGACTTTTTctactataaatagtggtggtcttcatttgttttacatataagaaaatacagtgcataaagtttgttaaaaaaaaaagagagttcttattagttgaagggaggtgttctttttgtggagctttggactcaactcttgtccagagttgttgagttatctATTGTGATtaggttgttgtatcctggaggggacaagtcaagaaggactactaCTGGACCagtgaaaacatttgctgcagtgggcttgaatctcttttaaagagagcgagatatccgcgcctcagcttgaagagatttatttcttcatttttattttcaattgtaatcttgtaattctgttattttgtaatttttcactaacaattttaaggagattcataATGACTACAATTGAAAAACCCGCGAATGTCAAGATGGGAGTCCTTAACAAGCCATTTTAGTTCAATGGTAACCATTTCAAAAGATGGAAGGGTAAAGTACTTTTCTACTTAAgtcttctcaatgtttcttatgtgttaactgagaagaatcctaataaagttGATGAAACCTTCATGGATGATGATGAACTTATTTCTCATCATGACAAAGTGAAAAAGTACGATGGTGAAGAGGCAAAGGGCCAAGATGCACTTTTACAGAAAGAAGAGAGCAACATCACAACAaaggtaaatttaattacttcaaataatgtTACTCTTGAAActcacaaaaatacttctttgaagcctaagaagaaaaaatttaagaaaaataattgtagACCTcctaagaaaaataatggtgaaaataaccaagcacaaaatcaacaagttcaagataagGGACCATGCTTTGTTTGTGGTAAGAGTGGGCATATTGCTCGATTTTGCAGATTCTGAAAATGTGGTCCTAACCCTCAGGAAAACGTTATCGAGGAACCTTTTGTGGCGGTGATTACCGACATAAACATGGTTGAAAGTGTTGATGGATGGTGAGCTGATTTTGGTGCAAACCGTCATGTCTGTTATGATAAAGACTGGTTtaaaaatatactcattttgaggagcccaaaactatcatacttggtgatTCTCACAAAATTCAAGTGCTTGGAATGGGAGGTGTCGAATTGTGTTTTATTTCTGGAAGGGTATTAACTTTAAAAGATGTACTCTATACTCCTTTCATGAGAAAAAATttgatgtctagttttcttATTAATAAAGCAAGCTTTAAACAGATTATGAAATCTGATCAATATGTAATTGtgaagaaggatatttttgtgGGAAAGGGGTATGCTTGTGATGGCTGTTTAAActgaatgttgaaatgaataaagtttctacttCTGTTAATTATatgctttcttctaccaatttttggcatgctcgtttgtgtcatattaatgatcgttatgttggaatcatgagtagtttaggattaatcccaatggttaaaaagaattttgaaaagtcaTGTGAGGCTTGAAGTAAAGCCAAAATCATTAAAAGGCCTCATTTCCATGTTGAAAGAAAAAActgatttgttagaattagttcatactgatatttgtgaACGTGGTGAAATTTTAACTCGTGAaggtaatagatattttatcactttcattgatgatttttctaagtttacatatgttacttgatgaaaaataaaaataatgcttttgaaaattttaaaacttatctccatgaggttgaaaatcagtttggaagaaaaataaaaaaaaaatagaagtgatagaggccgtgaatatgagtcaaatgagtttaattattttgttagatcattgtgaataattcatgaaactactcctccttactctccttcatctaatggagtagcggaaaggaaaaatagactttggttgaattgaccaatgccatgcttattgagtcacatgcacctttaaatttttggggtgaaACTATTTTAACAACTTGTTATGTGTTGAATCGCGTGCctcataaaaattcaaaattgacACCTTTTGAATTGTGGAAAGGTTACAAGCCAAGTTTGGGATATCTAAGAGTTTGGGGTTGTCCAACCTTTGTGAGGCTAATGGATCCAAGATTACAAAGTTGGGTAAGAAAGTTACTACTTgtgcttttcttggttatgcttcaaataatacagcctatagattttttaatcttgaagaaaatattgtgatagaatcgagtgatgctatttttcatgagaataaattttcttttgattctaaaaatagtgggggtcaaaggattgaacaaagtattttgtcactacctagttcttctacttctactttaaaaaataaagaaattggtgattttgagttaagaagaagtaatgaactagagtagaaaaagagtttggtcctgatttttatgtgtttaatgttaGAGATGACCCTCTTACTTTGaaagaagcattatcttcacatgattctatattttggaaagaagttgtaaatgatgaaatggaatgactaatttctaataaaaacttGGAAGTTAGTTGATTTACCACTGGGTTGTAAAACTATTGGTTGCAAATGGGTCTTACGGAAAAAGTTGAAACCGGATGGATCAATTGATAAATATGAGGCTAGGCTAGTTGCAAAGGTTTTAAGCAACTAGAAGACCtagaattttttgatactttttctccggtaacaagaattacatctataagacttttaattaatatggctgcaatttttgatttgcaaattcatcaaatgaatgtaaaaaactgtttttttaaatggagaccTAAATGAGAAAATTTATATGGATCAACCCGAGCCTTTTGTTAAAGCAGGCAAAGAAAGCAAAGTATATAAACTTACCAAATCCCTCTATGGCTTGAAACAGGCACCTAAGGAATGAcatgaaaagtttgattcctgcatgattgaaaatggttttaaaacaaatgagtgtgataagtgcatatatcattagtcttggaataattcacatgtgattatttgcctatatgttgatgatttgttgatctttggctctagcatgaatgttattgatgaaactaaaaatattcttagaagccattttgatatggaagatcttggtgaggcaaattttattcttagaataaaaataacaagaacatgtgatgaaattttccttgaccagtcacattatgttgagaaaattttgaaaaaaatataactttcttgaTTGCAAGCCTGTTGCtactccttttgattcaagtgttcacttatttcatgttgaaagtgaaaatgatgtaataaatcaaaagaaatatgcTAGCATAATCGAAAGTTTGAGGTATGTGACTGATTGCACTAGGCCTGATATTGCATATGCAGTAAGAGTACTTGGCAGGTTTACAAGCAAGCCAGGTAATGAATATTAGCATGCTATAACAAGAGTGGtgagatatttaattggaacaaaaaattgtggtttgttctataaaaaatatcctGTTGTACTTGAAGGCTTTTGCGATGCAGATTGGAACACTTTATCAGGTGATTCATGTTCTACCACTGGTTATGTTTTTACTTTAGGTGGTGTTGTTTGTTAGAGATCAAAAAAGCAAACTATAATTGTTAACTCTACCATGGAGGCTGAACTAATTGCTTTAGCTTCAGCTAGTAAGGAAGCGAATTGGTTAAGAGATTTATTGTTTCAAAttccttattttgaaaaatcaattccTCCTATTTTA
Protein-coding regions in this window:
- the LOC125858234 gene encoding proteinase inhibitor type-2-like isoform X2, producing the protein MAVHKQVSFLAYLLLVLGLLLLVSTVEHVDAKACTKECGNLGYGICPRSEGSTENPICTNCCAGYKGCNYYSANGIFICEGQSDPKNPKACPRNCDPDIAYSKCLRSRGKTLIYPTGCTTCCTGYKDCYYFGKDGKFVCE